The Sphingobium aromaticiconvertens genome has a segment encoding these proteins:
- a CDS encoding 3-methyl-2-oxobutanoate dehydrogenase (2-methylpropanoyl-transferring) subunit alpha, giving the protein MSDSKQIGAESSPEARRNLPPLSLHVPEPKFRPGDTADFAHFEIPPAGSTPRPDEAAAAGDMRDLAYGLVRVLDDEGQAVGPWDPKLPAETLLKILRAMALTRAFDERMFRAQRQGKTSFYMKSTGEEAVSVGAALALQRDDMCFPSYRQQGILLARDWPMIDMMNQIYSNKGDRLKGRQLPIMYSAREAGFFSISGNLTTQYPQAVGWAMASAARGDTRIAATWCGEGSTAEGDFHSACTFASVYRAPVIMNVVNNQWAISSFSGFAGAEATTFAARAVGYGIAGLRIDGNDALAVYAATRWAADRARSNGGPTLIEHFTYRAEGHSTSDDPGQYRSADEGSHWPLGDPIARLKTHCIALGIWDEERHAAMDVELATQVRDAAREAEKNGILGHGLHHHRMETMFEQVFEDMPWHLEEQRDQMLREAKAAGL; this is encoded by the coding sequence ATGAGCGATAGCAAGCAGATAGGAGCCGAATCGTCGCCAGAAGCGCGGCGCAACCTGCCGCCGCTGAGCCTGCATGTGCCTGAACCCAAGTTCCGGCCCGGCGACACCGCCGACTTCGCTCATTTCGAGATTCCGCCCGCCGGATCGACACCGCGTCCCGATGAAGCGGCTGCGGCTGGCGACATGCGCGACCTTGCCTATGGCCTTGTCCGCGTGCTGGATGATGAGGGGCAGGCGGTGGGTCCGTGGGACCCAAAGCTGCCCGCTGAGACGCTGCTCAAGATATTGCGCGCGATGGCGCTGACCCGCGCCTTCGACGAGCGGATGTTCCGCGCCCAGCGGCAGGGCAAGACCAGTTTCTACATGAAGTCGACGGGGGAAGAGGCTGTGTCGGTCGGGGCGGCGCTGGCGCTGCAACGCGACGACATGTGCTTTCCCAGTTATCGCCAGCAGGGCATTTTGCTCGCCCGCGACTGGCCGATGATCGACATGATGAACCAGATCTATTCGAACAAGGGCGACCGGCTGAAAGGACGGCAGTTGCCGATCATGTATTCAGCGCGGGAGGCGGGATTCTTCTCCATCTCCGGCAATCTGACGACGCAATATCCCCAAGCGGTCGGCTGGGCGATGGCGAGCGCGGCGCGGGGCGACACGCGCATTGCCGCGACCTGGTGCGGAGAAGGATCGACGGCCGAGGGTGATTTCCATTCGGCCTGTACGTTCGCCAGCGTCTATCGCGCGCCGGTCATTATGAATGTAGTGAATAATCAGTGGGCTATCAGCAGCTTTTCAGGCTTTGCAGGAGCGGAGGCAACGACCTTTGCCGCGCGGGCGGTGGGCTATGGCATTGCCGGGCTGCGGATCGACGGCAATGACGCGCTGGCGGTCTATGCCGCGACGCGCTGGGCGGCGGATCGCGCGCGTAGCAATGGCGGGCCGACGCTGATCGAACATTTTACCTATCGGGCCGAAGGGCACAGTACGTCCGACGATCCGGGCCAATATCGCTCCGCCGACGAGGGGAGCCACTGGCCGCTGGGTGATCCGATCGCGCGGTTGAAGACGCATTGCATTGCCTTGGGCATCTGGGACGAGGAGCGGCACGCGGCGATGGATGTGGAACTGGCGACACAGGTGCGCGATGCGGCCCGTGAAGCGGAGAAGAACGGTATCCTCGGCCACGGCCTGCACCATCATCGGATGGAGACGATGTTCGAACAGGTGTTCGAGGACATGCCCTGGCACCTTGAGGAGCAGCGCGACCAGATGCTGCGTGAAGCGAAGGCGGCGGGGCTGTGA
- a CDS encoding thymidylate synthase — translation MALRLPSSEPERSMRSRMPVAASTHLYLNHAELVEVQMARTPAGTPRLRIQRRESSIFDYRIEDFEVVDYTPQAAISGPVAV, via the coding sequence ATGGCCCTCCGGTTGCCGTCAAGCGAGCCTGAGCGGAGTATGAGAAGCAGAATGCCGGTGGCCGCAAGTACCCACCTTTACCTCAACCACGCCGAGCTGGTGGAGGTGCAGATGGCGCGCACGCCAGCAGGCACACCGCGCCTGCGGATACAAAGGCGGGAGTCGAGCATTTTCGATTACAGGATCGAGGATTTCGAGGTGGTCGATTACACGCCGCAGGCTGCTATTTCGGGGCCCGTCGCGGTCTGA
- a CDS encoding hydrolase codes for MTLRNGLASLLCPEDSVLVLIDHQPYQLANLNSHDPQAVVNNTTALAKTAKAFGVPTILTSVIADRGGLIFKQVTDVFPDQEVIDRTFINTWQDQKVVDAVKATGRKKLVIAGLWTEICVAMPTIQALGEGWDVTVITDASGGTSVEAHEVGIQRMIAAGANMMTWLALASEWQRDWARTEHAAELTEVLIQHVGGSGIAYLWEQQLLNTSVAEPAG; via the coding sequence ATGACCCTTCGCAACGGCCTAGCGTCGCTTCTCTGTCCCGAGGATTCCGTCCTCGTCCTGATCGACCACCAGCCCTATCAGCTCGCAAACTTGAACAGCCATGATCCGCAGGCTGTGGTCAACAACACGACTGCGCTGGCGAAGACCGCCAAGGCCTTCGGCGTCCCCACTATTCTGACGAGCGTGATCGCCGATCGGGGTGGCCTCATCTTTAAACAGGTCACGGACGTCTTCCCCGACCAGGAGGTCATCGACCGAACGTTCATCAACACTTGGCAGGACCAGAAGGTCGTGGATGCTGTGAAGGCGACTGGTCGCAAGAAATTGGTAATCGCCGGCCTTTGGACCGAGATCTGCGTCGCCATGCCCACGATCCAGGCACTGGGCGAGGGCTGGGACGTGACGGTCATCACAGATGCATCGGGCGGCACCTCGGTCGAGGCGCATGAGGTAGGCATTCAGCGCATGATCGCAGCTGGCGCGAACATGATGACGTGGTTGGCGCTGGCAAGCGAATGGCAGCGCGACTGGGCCCGCACTGAGCATGCCGCCGAATTGACCGAGGTGCTCATCCAGCATGTCGGCGGCAGCGGCATCGCCTATCTGTGGGAGCAGCAATTGCTCAACACATCTGTGGCCGAGCCTGCAGGCTGA
- a CDS encoding LysR family transcriptional regulator, whose amino-acid sequence MSVDVEELRTFVEVADAGGVSPAARRLGIAKSIVSRRLLRLEDDLGVQLLVRTTRGAALTEAGVLFREHAARICAEIDLAREAIRPEGDLRGRLRVAVPLTFGPTHLAPVLAKLARQHPLLQIHTAYSDRFVDLVAEGFDCAIRIGYLPDSNLIARRVGPLYGKLVASPDYIATHGAPKTPDELVAHQALMQGTETWQLMDGDRVITVRPQGRFKADNGSALAVAAVAGLGIAWIPDGLTDDHVASGALLPVMTRYPPPAAGIYVIRPPGQHPTRKVRVLTELLIECFEQGTPTSG is encoded by the coding sequence ATGAGCGTGGATGTCGAGGAGTTGCGGACGTTCGTGGAAGTCGCCGACGCCGGCGGCGTATCGCCCGCCGCGCGCCGCCTGGGTATAGCGAAGTCGATCGTCAGCCGACGCCTTCTACGCCTGGAAGATGATTTGGGCGTCCAGCTCCTCGTGCGGACCACTCGCGGCGCCGCGCTCACCGAGGCGGGGGTCTTGTTCCGCGAGCACGCGGCGCGCATATGCGCCGAGATCGACCTCGCCCGGGAGGCGATCCGGCCGGAAGGCGATCTGCGCGGCCGGTTGCGCGTTGCAGTGCCATTGACGTTCGGCCCGACCCACCTAGCACCCGTGCTCGCGAAACTGGCGCGCCAGCATCCGCTGCTACAGATCCACACCGCGTATAGCGACCGCTTCGTTGACCTTGTCGCAGAAGGCTTCGATTGCGCAATCCGCATCGGATATCTTCCAGATTCGAACTTGATCGCACGGCGCGTGGGACCGCTTTACGGGAAACTCGTTGCGAGCCCGGATTATATCGCGACGCATGGCGCACCGAAGACGCCGGATGAACTCGTTGCCCATCAGGCGCTGATGCAGGGCACCGAGACGTGGCAGCTGATGGATGGGGACAGAGTCATCACCGTGCGTCCCCAAGGGCGCTTTAAAGCCGATAATGGATCTGCTCTGGCGGTCGCCGCGGTCGCTGGTCTCGGCATCGCCTGGATTCCTGACGGTTTAACCGATGATCATGTGGCGTCTGGCGCGCTCTTGCCCGTGATGACGCGCTATCCACCACCTGCGGCGGGAATTTACGTCATTCGCCCGCCTGGCCAACACCCCACGCGCAAAGTGCGGGTCCTGACCGAATTGCTAATCGAATGCTTCGAGCAGGGGACTCCCACGAGCGGCTAA
- the thyA gene encoding thymidylate synthase, with protein MVGRSEHPEAQYLGLMRGILENGDERVDRTGVGTRSIFGATARFDLSNGTAPIITTKRVSWKTSVKEMLWFLTGETNIQALLRENVRIWTDWPLATYRRETGEDIEQAVFEHRIVEDDDFAARWGELGPVYGKQWRRWVGPDGREHDQIAQLVTTLKNNPSSRRMLFHAWNVAELGDMALPPCHMVYQFHVTSDGRLNCLMFQRSVDVFLGLPFNLVGATVLQLMLAQQADLKPGEFVWMSGDTHLYLNHLNQAREQLAREPRPFPRIRLTRRPESIDGYRIDDFEVEGYDPHPAIKADVAV; from the coding sequence TTGGTAGGTCGTAGTGAACATCCAGAGGCTCAGTATCTGGGCTTAATGCGTGGCATCCTGGAAAACGGGGATGAACGTGTTGACCGGACCGGCGTCGGCACGCGATCGATTTTCGGCGCGACGGCACGTTTTGACCTTTCAAACGGTACCGCTCCGATCATCACCACTAAACGTGTTTCATGGAAGACTTCTGTCAAAGAGATGCTCTGGTTTCTGACTGGAGAGACCAATATACAGGCGCTTCTACGCGAAAATGTGCGAATATGGACTGATTGGCCGCTCGCCACCTATCGCCGCGAAACGGGCGAGGATATCGAGCAGGCGGTCTTTGAGCATCGCATCGTTGAGGACGATGATTTTGCCGCACGATGGGGCGAACTAGGCCCTGTCTATGGGAAGCAATGGCGGAGGTGGGTCGGCCCTGATGGGCGGGAACATGACCAGATTGCACAACTCGTCACAACGCTGAAAAATAATCCATCAAGCCGCCGCATGCTGTTCCATGCCTGGAATGTGGCAGAGCTTGGCGACATGGCGCTTCCGCCGTGCCACATGGTCTATCAGTTCCACGTGACGTCCGATGGCCGTCTGAACTGCCTCATGTTTCAGAGGTCGGTCGATGTCTTCTTAGGGTTACCTTTCAATCTGGTGGGGGCAACTGTGTTGCAGCTAATGCTGGCCCAGCAGGCCGATCTAAAGCCTGGTGAGTTCGTTTGGATGTCGGGTGATACGCACCTCTATCTCAATCATCTCAATCAAGCTCGGGAGCAGCTGGCGCGAGAACCGCGGCCATTTCCGAGAATTCGCCTTACCCGCCGGCCGGAGAGTATCGATGGGTATAGGATCGATGACTTTGAAGTTGAGGGCTACGATCCTCATCCCGCGATTAAGGCCGACGTGGCCGTCTAG
- a CDS encoding JAB domain-containing protein, translating to MVVPAPTLDILLLDMHWRPIGRLDRATPWRVVIAASLAADSRWLALEQGRADDSLPCPLPTDITLTRAVRRRLRPLGIDLADHVIRHPTASFSFRANGLL from the coding sequence ATGGTCGTCCCTGCACCCACGCTCGACATCCTGTTGTTGGACATGCATTGGCGTCCGATCGGCAGGCTGGACCGCGCCACCCCCTGGCGCGTAGTCATCGCTGCCAGCCTTGCAGCCGACAGTCGCTGGCTCGCGCTGGAACAGGGGCGCGCCGACGATAGCCTGCCCTGCCCCCTGCCGACCGACATCACGCTCACCCGCGCCGTGCGTCGGCGGCTGCGGCCCCTGGGCATCGACCTTGCCGACCATGTGATCCGACACCCGACCGCCAGCTTCAGCTTCCGCGCAAACGGCCTTCTCTAG
- a CDS encoding aldo/keto reductase, whose amino-acid sequence MTTSSLLPARAIGGLSVSAIGLGCMGLSSGYGPPVEEADGVRLLNHALDAGVTFLDTAAIYGLGGNERLINKAVMHRRDAFLLASKGVFDVIDGKRVLDGSPATITGSLDRSLQRLGTDHIDLYYLHRLDAKVPIEESVGALVRAIEAGKIRAIGLSEMSAATIRRAHAVHPVTAVQSEYSPIVRNPEVAVLETCRELGIGFVAFSPVGRQMLAGVPLNGDYARGDIRQDLPRFCAPHVAANMVLADGFSALSGEAGVTPAQLALGWVLSRGSHVVPIPGTTSIAHLDEDLAAAHMTFAPDLLAAVDALFPANALEGPRYGAAMQALIETERLPEEVLS is encoded by the coding sequence ATGACCACATCCTCCCTGCTTCCCGCGCGCGCCATCGGTGGGCTTTCCGTTTCCGCGATCGGCCTTGGCTGCATGGGGCTGAGTTCGGGCTATGGCCCACCGGTGGAGGAGGCGGACGGCGTTCGGCTGCTGAACCATGCGCTGGATGCCGGTGTGACCTTTCTCGATACCGCCGCCATCTATGGCTTGGGCGGCAATGAGCGGCTGATCAACAAGGCGGTGATGCATCGTCGCGACGCGTTTTTGCTGGCCAGCAAGGGCGTGTTCGACGTGATCGATGGCAAGCGGGTTCTGGATGGCAGTCCGGCGACGATCACCGGATCGCTCGACCGCAGCCTGCAACGGCTGGGGACCGATCATATCGACCTTTACTATCTGCACCGGCTGGATGCCAAAGTGCCGATCGAGGAGTCCGTGGGCGCGCTGGTCCGGGCGATCGAGGCGGGGAAAATCCGCGCCATCGGCCTTTCGGAAATGTCGGCCGCGACCATTCGTCGCGCTCATGCGGTGCATCCTGTGACGGCGGTGCAGAGCGAATATTCGCCCATTGTCCGCAACCCGGAGGTCGCGGTGCTGGAAACGTGCCGCGAACTGGGCATCGGGTTCGTCGCCTTCTCCCCCGTTGGGCGGCAGATGTTGGCGGGTGTGCCGCTGAACGGCGACTATGCGCGGGGCGATATCCGTCAGGATCTGCCGCGTTTCTGTGCGCCGCATGTCGCGGCGAACATGGTGCTGGCCGACGGCTTTTCCGCATTGTCGGGCGAGGCGGGGGTGACGCCCGCGCAATTGGCGTTGGGTTGGGTGCTGTCACGCGGCAGCCATGTCGTGCCGATCCCGGGGACAACGAGTATCGCCCATCTGGACGAGGATCTGGCGGCCGCGCATATGACCTTCGCACCCGATCTGTTGGCGGCGGTGGATGCGCTGTTCCCGGCAAATGCGCTGGAGGGGCCACGCTATGGCGCGGCGATGCAGGCGCTGATCGAGACGGAGCGATTGCCCGAAGAGGTGCTGTCGTGA
- a CDS encoding L,D-transpeptidase family protein produces the protein MTAALLAAPLALTPADAAPPARKAITKPAPRKPVAPRPALARPLPDGELAPGAWRWLSEGPWNGPLSMVISIEKQMVHVYMGDTLIGMASVSTGMKGHSTPTGQFPILQKRQWHRSNIYSNAPMPYMQRLTWDGIALHAGHNPGRPASHGCIRLPLAFAKRLFELTQLGTLVSVQRGEISPVLALDPLILTDPGSTIVTFTPRAAPTQIEPPAPDMPRLDIDPEIFRLRLSSGRRY, from the coding sequence GTGACCGCCGCCCTTCTGGCCGCGCCGTTGGCTCTGACACCAGCCGACGCCGCCCCCCCCGCACGCAAGGCCATAACGAAACCGGCACCACGCAAACCAGTCGCCCCGCGCCCTGCCTTAGCCCGCCCCCTCCCCGATGGAGAGCTGGCGCCGGGCGCATGGCGCTGGTTGAGCGAGGGGCCGTGGAACGGCCCGCTGTCGATGGTGATCAGCATCGAAAAGCAGATGGTCCATGTCTATATGGGCGACACACTGATCGGCATGGCCAGCGTATCGACGGGAATGAAGGGGCACAGCACGCCCACCGGCCAATTCCCGATCCTGCAAAAGCGGCAATGGCACCGCTCCAACATCTACAGCAACGCCCCCATGCCCTATATGCAGCGGCTGACATGGGACGGCATCGCCCTCCACGCCGGCCATAATCCCGGTCGCCCCGCCTCCCACGGCTGCATTCGCCTGCCCCTCGCCTTCGCCAAGCGGCTGTTCGAACTTACCCAACTGGGCACACTGGTTTCGGTGCAACGGGGTGAGATCAGTCCGGTATTGGCGCTCGACCCGCTGATCCTGACCGATCCCGGCAGTACGATCGTCACCTTCACGCCCCGCGCGGCCCCCACCCAGATCGAACCACCAGCGCCCGACATGCCCCGGCTGGACATCGACCCCGAAATCTTCCGCCTGCGACT